One window from the genome of Saccharomyces mikatae IFO 1815 strain IFO1815 genome assembly, chromosome: 2 encodes:
- the RPG1 gene encoding translation initiation factor eIF3 core subunit a (similar to Saccharomyces cerevisiae RPG1 (YBR079C); ancestral locus Anc_3.303): MAPPPFRPENAIKRADELISVGEKQAALQSLHDFITARRIRWATPSTVEPVVFKFLEIGVELKKGKLLKDGLHQYKKLIQGSTEGLVSVGAVARKFIDLVESKIASEQTRADELQKQEIDDDLEGGVTPENLLISVYEPDQSVAGFNDEAITSWLRFTWESYRAVLDLLRNNALLEITYSGVVKKTMHFCLKYQRKNEFKRLAEMLRQHLDAANYQQSKSGNNLVDLSDADTLQRYLDQRFQQVDVSVKLELWHEAYRSIEDVFHLMKTSKRAPKPSTLANYYENLVKVFFVSGDPLLHTTAWKKFYKLYSTNPKATEEEFKTYSSTIFLSAISTQLDEIPSIGYDPHLRMYRLLNLEAKPTRKEMLESIIEDESIYAKVDEELKQLYDIIEVNFNIDTVKQHLGNLLAKLSSKPYFSQYITPLRDVIMRRIFVAASQKYTTVSQSELYEIATLPAPLGLSAWDIEKALLQAAVEDYVSISIDHESAKVIFAKDPFDIFASTAPKEILEDENAESEVQEEKEENDESLEPQETEDGEEKEEESDPVIIRNSYIHNKLLELSNVLHDVDSFNNASYMEKVKIARETLIKKNKDDLEKISKIVDERVKRSQEQKQKHMEHAALHAEQDAEVRQQRILEEKAAIEAKLEEEAHRRLIEKKKREFETIKEREITKMITEVNAKGHVYIDPNEAKSLDLDTIKQVIIAEVSKNKSELENRMEYAMKRLDHTERALRKVELPLLQKEVDKLQETDTANYEAMKKKIVDAAKAEYEARMADHRNLSMVYDDYLKFKEHVSGTKESELVAIRNQKKVELEAAKKARIEEVRKYRYEEAVARRRQEVADAEKQKRAQELAEATRKQREMEEAAAKKTTAYSFRAGNREPPSTPSTLPKATVSPDKAKLDMIAQKQREMEEAIEQRLAGRAAGGSTPATPATPATPATPAPSSSPKKMTMAEKLRAKRLAKEGR; the protein is encoded by the coding sequence ATGGCTCCCCCTCCATTTCGTCCTGAAAATGCCATTAAGAGAGCAGATGAACTTATTTCTGTCGGCGAAAAGCAAGCTGCTTTACAATCTTTACATGATTTCATAACTGCTAGAAGAATCCGCTGGGCCACACCTTCAACTGTTGAACCCgttgttttcaaattcttggaAATAGGCGTTGAATTAAAGAAGGGTAAGCTACTTAAAGATGGCCTGCACCAGTATAAAAAATTGATCCAAGGCTCTACTGAAGGTTTAGTTTCCGTCGGTGCTGTTGCCCGTAAATTCATTGACTTAGTTGAATCTAAAATTGCTTCTGAACAAACTAGAGCTGACGAACTTCAAAAGCAAGAAATCGATGATGATTTGGAAGGTGGTGTCACTCcagaaaatttgttgatttCTGTTTACGAACCAGATCAATCTGTGGCTGGTTTCAATGATGAAGCTATTACTTCATGGTTAAGATTTACTTGGGAATCATATCGTGCTGTATTAGATCTATTGAGAAACAACGCTTTGTTAGAAATTACTTACTCTGGGGTTGTCAAGAAGACGATGCATTTTTGTTTAAAGTATCAACGTAAAAATGAATTCAAGAGATTGGCTGAAATGCTACGTCAGCATTTAGACGCCGCTAACTACCAGCAAAGTAAATCAGGTAACAACTTAGTTGACTTGAGCGATGCTGACACCTTGCAACGTTATTTGGACCAACGTTTTCAACAAGTTGACGTTTCTGTCAAATTGGAATTGTGGCACGAGGCTTATAGATCTATTGAGGATGTTTTCCACTTGATGAAGACATCTAAACGTGCACCTAAGCCATCAACTTTGGCCAACTATTACGAAAACCTTGTTAAGgtcttctttgtttccGGTGATCCTTTGTTACACACCACAGCCTGGAAAAAGTTTTATAAATTATACTCTACCAACCCAAAAGCAACAGAGGAAGAGTTCAAAACATATTCTTCTACAATTTTCTTGTCCGCTATTTCGACACAACTAGATGAAATCCCATCTATTGGCTACGATCCTCATCTACGTATGTACCGTCTTCTCAACTTGGAAGCTAAACCAACTAGAAAGGAAATGTTAGAATCAATTATTGAAGACGAATCCATTTATGCTAAAGTTGACGAGGAGTTGAAACAATTGTACGATATCATTGAAGTCAACTTCAATATCGACACAGTCAAACAACATCTGGGAAATTTGTTAGCCAAACTATCTTCTAAACCTTATTTCAGTCAATACATTACTCCACTAAGAGATGTCATTATGAGAAGAATTTTTGTTGCAGCCTCTCAAAAGTACACTACAGTGTCTCAGTCCGAACTATATGAGATTGCCACCCTACCTGCCCCATTAGGTCTCTCCGCTTGGGACATCGAAAAAGCTTTATTACAAGCCGCTGTTGAGGATTATGTTTCAATTTCCATTGATCATGAATCTGCTAAAGTTATATTTGCCAAAGATCCATTCGACATTTTCGCATCAACTGCTCCTAAAGAGATCCTTGAAGATGAGAACGCGGAATCAGAAGTTcaggaagaaaaggaagaaaatgatgaaagcCTTGAGCCACAGGAAACTGAAGATGgcgaagaaaaggaagaagaatcaGATCCTGTCATTATCCGTAATTCTTATATCCACAACAAGTTGCTTGAATTGTCTAATGTTTTACACGATGTTGACAGTTTCAACAATGCTTCGTATATGGAAAAGGTTAAAATTGCACGCGAAACTTTaatcaaaaagaacaaagatgaccttgaaaagatttctaAGATTGTTGACGAACGTGTCAAGAGATCccaagaacaaaaacaaaaacatatGGAACATGCTGCTCTGCATGCTGAACAGGATGCTGAAGTCAGACAACAACGtattttggaagaaaaagctgCTATTGAGGCCAAgttagaagaagaagctcACCGTCGtttgattgaaaagaagaaacgtGAATTCGAAACtattaaagaaagagaaatcaCAAAGATGATTACTGAAGTTAATGCTAAAGGTCACGTTTACATTGATCCAAACGAGGCCAAAAGCTTGGATCTTGACACCATCAAACAGGTCATCATAGCTGAAGTGTCTAAGAACAAGAGCGAATTAGAAAATCGTATGGAGTATGCTATGAAGAGATTAGACCATACCGAAAGAGCATTGAGAAAAGTCGAATTGCCCTTATTACAAAAGGAAGTTGACAAGTTACAAGAAACGGACACTGCAAATTATGAAGctatgaaaaagaaaatcgtTGACGCCGCCAAGGCCGAATACGAAGCAAGAATGGCTGATCACAGGAACTTATCCATGGTTTATGATGATTACCTAAAGTTCAAGGAGCATGTCTCGGGCACTAAGGAAAGCGAATTAGTCGCTATTCGTAACCAAAAGAAGGTTGAATTGGAAGCTGCCAAAAAAGCCAGAATCGAGGAGGTTCGTAAATACCGTTACGAGGAGGCTGTTGCAAGACGTAGACAAGAAGTTGCTGATgctgaaaaacaaaagcgCGCTCAAGAACTTGCAGAGGCTACTCGTaaacaaagagaaatgGAGGAAGCCGCTGCCAAAAAGACAACTGCATACTCATTCCGTGCAGGAAACAGAGAACCCCCAAGTACACCAAGTACTTTGCCAAAGGCCACCGTTTCTCCAGATAAAGCTAAGTTAGATATGATTGCTCAAAAGCAAAGAGAAATGGAAGAAGCAATTGAACAAAGATTGGCTGGTAGAGCAGCTGGTGGATCTACACCAGCTACACCAGCTACACCAGCTACACCAGCTACACCAGCTCCTTCATCTAGTCCTAAGAAAATGACCATGGCTGAAAAGTTGAGAGCTAAAAGATTGGCCAAAGAGGGTAGGTAA